The Vibrio quintilis DNA window GATAGTGTCCGCCAAAACAATTACAATGATTCAGAATATGGTACAGATTATACAGATGTTTGCGTTCTTCATAAGCAAAGTCTAAAGGTAAAATACTTTCATATCCCTGATAGAATTCAGGCTCAAAGCCTCCAAATAATTCTGTCATCGCAATATCGCATTCCCGGTCTCCCCAGTAACATGCAGGGTCGTAGCAATAGGGTGAGTTTCCGTTATCCGCGGCATTGCCATGCCAGAGATCACCATGAAGCAGGGAGGGTTTCGGGTGATGATGAGAAAGGGCCGAAGAGACCTGCGCGACAAATTTATCAATATCGACAAATACGATGCCTTTCTCATGTAATAATTGCAGTTGCCAGCCAATACGCTGTTCTGCAAAAAAAGTATGCCAGTGTTTATGCCATGGATTAGGCTGGATCTGCATACCGATAAAATTATCCTGATCAAATCCGAACTCTTTTTGTTCACCCCAGGAGTGTAATTTAGCCAACTGCTCACCAAACTGAAAGCTGTGGCGACTGTCTTCCAAAGGCTTGATATGCAGGTATTCAAGGATTAGAAACGAGTGGGACTTCGTTTTTCCAACCAGAACGGGCTTGGGGATATTTAAATGATTACAATGGGATAATGCGATTAAGTTGTCTGTTTCGCAGACAAAACGGGGGAGTGCCTCATGAACGTCCTCGCTGATTTTAACAAAGAATTTTTCAGCCTGGCTACCAATCATATAGTAACTGCTACTACCTTCCTGTCTGATTTTCTGTTTATCAATCAGGTTAAACTCCCGCTTTAATGTCTCAGATAATTGCTGAAGAATCCCTTGCCACATGATGAACACCCGCTTGATGAAGACCTTACTAGTTTAGAATAACTTTTGAACATTTTCCTATCCATTAGAATCAGTTAAAGAAAATTCTGTTGGCGAACAGGGAGGAAATGAGACTATTATGTATATGACAAGTATTTCTGTGCTTGAAATTTTTATTAAAGTACGGATAGACTTGTGTAATTATTCAAAAAATACAAATTAAGTTTTGGTATAGCTGTAAAATTAATATTCTGTGGTTAGAATTACTATAGTGACTGGAACTTTGATTGCGGAGAACGAAAGTGGTTGTAGAAACCGAAGGTTACCTGGCGTTAATTGAGCATCTGGCTTTGAACCTGGATGTATTCACACATGCTGGTGATACCGGACAAGAAAGTATTGAAGATGTTGTGACAGACTTAGTTGCCAGTAATATCATGGATATTTTCGAGCAAAACCCGGAGTTACATTCCAGTGTCCGCTTTCAG harbors:
- a CDS encoding fructosamine kinase family protein, yielding MWQGILQQLSETLKREFNLIDKQKIRQEGSSSYYMIGSQAEKFFVKISEDVHEALPRFVCETDNLIALSHCNHLNIPKPVLVGKTKSHSFLILEYLHIKPLEDSRHSFQFGEQLAKLHSWGEQKEFGFDQDNFIGMQIQPNPWHKHWHTFFAEQRIGWQLQLLHEKGIVFVDIDKFVAQVSSALSHHHPKPSLLHGDLWHGNAADNGNSPYCYDPACYWGDRECDIAMTELFGGFEPEFYQGYESILPLDFAYEERKHLYNLYHILNHCNCFGGHYLTDAQKLVDRISSEAE
- a CDS encoding DUF3802 family protein — encoded protein: MVVETEGYLALIEHLALNLDVFTHAGDTGQESIEDVVTDLVASNIMDIFEQNPELHSSVRFQLLKEADMVAEDLEEVLAGCWTSKATNEQIVFLDEFVSLMKNLFDTAVAKYD